The nucleotide window TGTAATAGTAATAATGGGTCTGTAGGTTGATGTCGTCCGCGTTCGGTTCGGCGAGAATCTCACTCACGGCATTTGCGATTCCGATGGTGACGGGGAGCCGCTTGCAGAAATCCGAACTGTTCCAGTCCAGTTTGGTGAAAGTGAGTATCTCACGGCAGAGGCGTCGGTAATCGCCGCTGAAGTGCTCCTCGTGAGGTCTAACGACGATGGGAGTGGGCACGCCCGGCCCGTTGTACACGGACTGCTCGGGTACGTATCCGGTAGTGTAGAGGTACCCTTCGCTCCGGTCAGGAGGGAGAGCAAGTGTGCCCCGCAACGGCGGATTGTCGCCTTCTGGAAAGAGGCGGAGTGGGTGGTGGTTCCTGATGGTGACGAATTCTTTCACGTCCACTTGGGCGGCACCGTCATCGAACCCTTCACTCTCCTTCGGCCAGAAGTTGGACGACTTGTGAAGTACAAGTCGATTCGGTTGCGAGTCTCGATAGTCGCCGTACTTCTCAAGAATACTTTCAACCAACCGCTTGGCGTCTGCGTACGAGAGGTGGGTCTGCGCTTCATCGCTGGCGATGTCTTGCACGGGATCTCCGCGAATGACGAAGTTCTCTCCGCCCTCTATGAATACCTGTGCGATCGACGCCCTGACGTCTGGATCGGCGCCCCGCTCTCTGTAGAACGAAATACCCGCGTAACACTGCTGGCTGTCAAAACTCGCCGTCTTCCAAGGCCTTCCCTCACGGGCTTTGTAGAGCATCCCGACGGCGATGTTCCACGCGAACTCAGAACGGTGCTGTACATCAGGACCCCCGCGCAGCGCTTTCGGTGACATCAGTTGCGTGGGGGTGCCAACTTCCATGCCTGCGAGCTTGACCTGACTCCGGAAATCGCTGTTCTCCGTTTGAATCCGGCCGGTGTCCGTATTCGGATCGCCACAAAGTTCCACGAAACGCTCGGGGATGGCAACGAATGTGATGTCGGGCGGTGGCGTCTGTGACCCGAGTCCTGCGATTTGGTGTTTCAGGTGTCTGATGGCGGGTTGGACGCGTTCTTGCCGGTCGGGTATCTCGGCAATCGTGTCCATATCCTTCTGACGGATGCGCCCCCTCCACTTTTCGTGCGTTTGGTAGTCGAACTGGAGGCGCGAGTCGACTCCGAGTCCTGGGAATGGTTGTCGCCATCGTTTCCGGTTCGAGTTGCTCGGAATACCGGTTCGCATCTTGCGGAGCAGTTCCTCCATCATTGAGATCGACCGACTGTCTCCGACAATCCCGACGTTCACGACCTCTTCCTCTATATTGGCCCGAGGGCGGGGGCCATACTTCAGCAGCCCTCCGCGCGGATCCTTCGCCGTTTCGCCATCGGCGAATAGCAATTCAGGCTCCATAATCCGGCGGAGCTTGAAATCGCTCATTGTTTCACCACGGTTTCACCTGCCATCAGTGCGTCTCGTTCCTCGGTGTTCTTGGGTGGCCGCTCTCGGAGATGAACGTCGATCGCGTCCTCGAAAGTCATCCGCTGCCCGCCCGTTCCTGGGATTGCCGCATAACCACCCCGTCCTTCATCGAGACCGAGGTAAGCTCGCCACTGTCTGAACTGACTTTTCTGGTTGGGGTTCCGAGATAGTGAGTTCTTGTCCAGTTGATTGTGGAGCTCGTCAGCACGGTCGCCACTGATGAACGAATCGCCTTGCCCACGCTCGGTGAACAACCACCCTGTCTCAACGAAGACATAGTATTGGTCGCCGTACTGTTTCACAACGGGCCTCCCGTACCGGTGTGCGTAGGCATTACCCCAGTCCTTTAGTGCGACGTATCCCTTGAACTTCTGATTGGCTTCTGAGTCGTTCTCGCCAGAGGGTCTTAGAGCACCTGACAATTCTTGCTGCCTGGTCTCGTCGGAATTCTGGTCGATGTCTCTGTCCCTCTGAATAATGAGTTTATGTCGGCCACGGTGACGGATGCTGACGCAGCGGTCGTGGCGGCTAACACCGCGCCACAGCACCTGCCGATTCAACAGGGCGGTTACTCCGCGATTGTGTTGGTCTCCTGTCTGACTCATCCATTCCGTGAAGTCGTGACACTCCGACGTGTCCGTCTTCACGAACTGTACGAGTGAACCAGGCATTTCCCCAGGTGGTAGTAGGCTGTACATCTGACCACTTTGGAACCAGATCGGAAGATAACGCGGATTTTGATCATACACGTCATGGTACTCGGGGGCCAGACTCCGCAGTGTCCAGATCTTGTCGGGGAGGTCAACGATTCGGACGAAATTTGGCGTGGGATTGCCGCGCTCCTTTACAGGTTCGTTCTCACGAGTGTAGAAGTCCCACTTCTTGTCTCCACGATTCTGTGACTCGCGATCTTCAATGAGTTCGCCTAGTCGCTCGTATCCCGCTTTTTTGATGCTGACTCGCTCCAAAAATCGCCAAAACTCCCGAAAATCGAGTGACTCGAATTGGTCTGCTTCCGCTTCGTTCAGATTGTGCCTCTCACACAGTTCCTCGTAGTAAGTCCGCACCTCTTCTTCTTTCCTAATACGATCGTGGAAGATGTCTTTCCACCGCGACTGACTGGCGTAGTCCTCGGCGAATACGATGAATTCGAACTCTCCCCTCTCAGAGCGCGAAAAGTCGATAAACTGACGGGCTAATTCGTCGATAAAACCGTTGTCGAACAGTGAGAGTTTGGTGTTCTTGGTCTCGACACGGAACCTCTTGTCCTCTGCGTGAGCCGGTCGGGACAATACAATATCAGAGGTTCCTGCATAACCGTCACCAACCTCCAAATATTCGCCAGCTTCGAGGTAGTCCCGAACCCGCCGCCGATACATCTCTGCTTTGTGGTGGCTGGACTCCTGTTCCCCCTCGAGATTCTCGAACGTCACTACCGTTGCATACCGCGGCCCAGAGCAAAAAATGTCGGGTGCAGCGAAAAACCGCTCCCGTAGCGGATAAGACGGAGGCGCAGTAACACCCATTCAGAAATCCGGCGATGCCCGACTCTCTCGATTTAGACGATGTGGCCGCACTGTTGTTCGACGAGCGGCGTTACAACGGCGACATCCGGCCTAAGGCCTTCCACAAGATCCTATACTTCGCAAAGGAGGAGTTAGACAGAGAATGTGTCGATGAAACCATCGACACGTACTGGTATATGTGGGGTGCGGTGGTAGCGACGTCTGATTCGTCTCTCGAAATAAGAGAGGGGACTGATGGGCAACGGGTGATATGTGAGACAGAGGTTTCCGACATTGATGCCCCTCGTACTACTATTCGACGCGCCCGACGAGCGATCTCCAGCACACTAGATCGCTACTATGACCGCGGCATCGAAGGATTAACCGACGAGATGTATGACGAGGCCCCGTACGATGTTCAACGACACTTTCGGGAATTGGACAAGCAACTCGACGCGGCTGGCGACTCTAAACAGCTGACGATCACCCTCGATCGGAACGAAAAGCGCACTCGGGAAACGCTCCACAGATTCGTCCAGAGCTTCCCGATTGACGACTTCCCCCAGTACGAGGACGATCTTCACATCTGGTACCGATTGATGAGTGCTGAGTTAGACTCGGAGGACTACGACCCTCAGACCGCAGAGATGCTTGCGAAATCATTCTGGCGACTGTACTGTCTTGAACTCGCGTGTAGAGCGGACAATCTCTCCCGGTCGGAAATTGCCGAAGAACGAGGCGTCGGCAGCGTCGAAAGTGCTAAAGAAGAGATTCGTGAGCGCCTCCGCCGGAGGGAGCGCGAGAAGGCGAGGCGGAACTCGAAGGATACTCGGGTCGCCAAAGAAGCGGCCGACGCTTTCGTCGTGCCATTCATCGACAACGACCTACTTCTGCACTAATGGCTCGGTACTTTCTTGACACCGGTGTTCTCGTTGGCCTGACGTTCCTCCACGACCTGTGGCACGACGACGCCGAACGACTCTACGATACCGATAACGGCCTCTACACAAGCCGAGCAGTCGTTTACGAGTACTGCAACAACAGCAACTCGAGCAGACTTGAGGACACAGTCGTGGACTGGGACACGGATGCGGGTCTTTTCGGGGCAATCTTAGCGAAGGTTCGCGCTGCCCAGATGAATCTCAACTTACGAATGGATGGGTACGAAGACTACGAACTGGATATTGAAACGCTCGTTGAGGCTTTTCTCGAAGAGACTGACGTGATGGGTAGCATCAAGCCGGAAAGACTAATCGAAGAACACATCAAAACTAATATTAGAAACGAGTTGGAAGATACACTCGCTGACGAAGAGGTCACTACCGCGTCGGCCCGACGTGCCTTGGACAGCCTGTGTGACACCGTTATATACGAAGCACACGAGACGAAGCAAAAGCTCCAAAACCGGGTCACACAAGGGCCCTCCGGGTCCCTCGGTAAGTTTGAGCGCAGACAGCGTCTTGGATTCGTGGACGGGTATATGGACAAGGTAATCCTATCCGACGCTGCGCATCAGAACGACCGAAATCTGGTCAATAAGGTGGTGACCGCAGACAAATCAGATATGTACGGGCACCGTGAACGGATTAATGCCGAGTTGGGAATCCGAGTCGTCTACATCAAAGACGATTTTGCCGATCCCTGTTGGCCTGACGGTGAATGAGGAGCTGTAGATGCGATGCTCCTCCTCCACGGACATGCCTGAAACGACTGCTTTTATCACCTTTGGGGATGACTCACACTTCTCCAGTTTTGACTCTAAAATAATCCAATCTGAATTCTGTAATCACCTGCTGCGTTGGTTGGCTAGGTGTGACACATTGTGTTTCCGGTGGTAACTACCGGCACTCCGGATAATCTGTCGCCCGGCGCCGGATTTGTTAAAATCCATACTGGAATGCTCTGGACGAATATCCCCGCGGTAATTGCGAATGCCAAGATTGCTGTATAGGATCTGACCTCTGGATGAGGTCGTTATAATAGTGACGAGAAGGGAAGTGGAGGTCGGTATATCGGCTTCATCACCAATCAACCCAGAAACTAGAATATGAATGTGATCCGACCAAGTACGACCTTACGTGCGGCGCATATTACAGTCCGTGGTCGTCTCTTCAAACATCGAACGCCTGCTCGAACGGCAGCCCGGCTTGGAAGACGAACTGACGTCGCTCCGCGAGGATATCGAGGAAGCCGCGGACCGGCGGTGAATCTGGCTAATCGTCCGGTGACGGAACGTGAAACGAGCCGTTCAGGCATCTTCAGCGACGACGTCGAGAAGATCCCACTCGAACTGGGCGAGGTCCTGGGCGACAGTGCTGTCCTGGCTAATCTGGTACATGGGACTTCCGTTGACCTCTCTCGTCTGCTCGACGACGCCGAGATGGAGTTCGTTCGGGATGCACTGTGGGACAAGTTGCGGGCAGAATTCGACAGTACCCATGTTCACGTCGAGCTAATTCCGGATACCGACCTGGATCTGGAGGCTGTTTTGAGGGCAGTCTCGACTGAATGGGACGGAAGGAAGGCGGATATGTTTGTATCGGGCCGATCTGACTGGGTGTGGTGAGTGGCAGGGACAGTGTCAGCGCCACTTCATTCAATCAACTCGACGTGATTGACTGCGAGAGACGGTTCTCCGTCCGCACTCTCGTAGATGAGGAGGTTGTCCTCCCGCCATCGAAGCAGTTCCTCGTGGATCGTCTCGACGGCGATACTGGCAAGGGGAGCCCGGTCGCTGCTCCTGATCACACTGTCTAATTCAGTGAGATAGAGACACAGTGGGTCGGAGTCCTCGTGTTGGAAGGCTGCAACGACACGGTCGCGAGTAGCTGACTCGTCCGCCCCAAGCAGTTGGGGAGCCCGGAGTGAACGAAATACCACCTCATCTGTTTCGTCAGTTTGGCGGGCGCGATCAGCTGCGATCAAACGACACTCCTCCTCAGTGGTGTCCTTGTCCACAGCGACTGCATTCCCGTTCTCGCTCAACCGGACTTCATTCGATTCGTGGGCCCTCACGGTGTCTCCGGAAAGTTCCGTGCCCCCACGTTTCTCCCGCTGTCGAACGTGCTCTCGGACGGTGGAAGCCGAGAGTGGAGGCTGTAGTCCGTCGCCGGGGGTCCGGACCTTGGTAACGGCTGCGACAAGTACGTCTTCGATGTCAGCTCCCGTGTAGCCCTCTGCAGCCTCCGCGATACGATCCAGCCAGTCGGATTCCGCTGGTGTCGTTACTGCGTGGGAGAGGATCTCGTCGAGGTCCCCCTCGTCGCTGACGCGAATCTGTTCCAAGTAGTGGTGGAAGATGGCCTTTCGTTCAGTAGCGGTCGGCCGGTGGAACTCAATCGGCTGGTTTCCGAGCCTCCCCGGTCGAAGAAGCGCCGGGTCAAGAACTTCCGAGAGGTTAGTCGACGCGACGACCCTCGGTGCGTCGTCGGTTTTCGCGTCGACACCATCGAGGAGCACTAGGAGTTGGGCGACCAACTGTGCGCTGTGTTCGTGGGACGAGGCACTCCGACTCCGGGCGATCGCGTCGATCTCGTCGATATAGAGGACCTGTGACTGGCTCTCCCGGGCCTCTTGGAACTGCTTGCGGAGCATCCGTTCGGACTCACCGACCCACTTGCTGAGAATCTCCGGTCCGGAGATCGTCACGGGCATTCCACCGAAGAGCTCTTCGCAGGTTTCCATGACGAGCTCTGTCTTCCCGGTCCCCGGTGGCCCTTCGAGCAGGATCCCCGTGCGATGGGCGAGCCCCCAGTCGTCATTGTCTGCCTGGAAGAATCGGCGGAGGGCTTCCTTCTGCTCCGAAAGCCCTGCCACGCGTTCTGATGACAGTGGGTGGACCGTTGGACAGTCCAGTGAACTGGCCAGTGTGTCGCCATGTATCTCGAACCTGTCTGCTGGTTCTGTTGGGTGGCTGCCCGGGACCTCGAGGAGCAACCGGAGGTCGTTCGCTTCCGAGGTGCTGGACTGGTCGAACTTGTATCGCTGCCACACTTCGTGTGCCAACGAATCGCCCTCGACCCGTACACGGTGTCGTCGTTGCGCTTCCTGCTGATCCGCCCGTTCGAACGTGAAGGCATCGTCGTCATCGACCGAATTCGAGAGCTCCCGGTGTGAGAACCGCCCCTCGTCGTCGCGAACGCCGACGCGAATACCGGTCGTGGTCGGATCCAGCTCTAGCCGATCCTGTAGTCCCTCGTGGTTCTCGTTCGAATCAGACATCGTCGTAGAGCCTGGTGATGAGGTCCGATGCAGTCTGGAGGCCAATGCAGCGACTCTCGCTCAAGCAGGGAACACACAGCCGAACTCGCAGCGTCTCGAAGATGTCTTCCTGATTCTGGACGAGCCTGTCGAGGTGACGGGCCTGTCGTTCGCCTCTGTATAGAAGTCGTGGCGGAACCACGACGAAGAGCGTCTCCACGGACTGAGATTCCTGATATTTCTCGACCGACTCGACGAGCTTTCGGTACCCGAACGCGGCCTCGGAGAAGCCTGTCTCGAATTCAATCGCCAACGGAGCCTCGTGCTCCTGCCTGTCGAGAAACCCGTCGAGTTGGTCGGTTGGCAAGCGCCGATCTTCGTCGAGAAACACGTCGGCAATCACGCTGTCGTCGTCTTCGACGCCGCTACTCAGTACGTGTTCTGTCGCGAGTGGTCCGTCATTGATGAGTGACTCTCGCACGAACGTCTCGAACGGCTGGTCCCCGTCCCTCGCAGCATTCCAGAGCGTCCGCGCGAGTCCTTCAGCGACGAGGGCCTTCCAGTTGTAGTGTCGACTACTCTCTTCACCGTAGGACTGGCGCTCGGTGAGGGCGACCTTCGCCCACCGATCCGCTCGCAGGGCGGCCGTGAAGCTCGCGTCGAACTGTGAGATCGTCTCGTAGGCCGGCGCGTTCGTGAAGCCGAAGTACTGTGCGACGCGTTCCGCAAAGCGGTCAGCATCGGTCACTCGCGGCCGAGCGACAGTGACGGGTGCCGAGCGGAGCGTTTCGAACGCTCCAGTGGTATTATCGTTGTCCTGAGGCGGCGCGGCGTCGGCCAGGTCTGCGATGAGGTTCTCGACGAAATTCCGGCGTCGATACGTTGACTCCCATTCTTGAGGAACGTTGACGACCAGGTAGCCGAGGTTGCCAGAGTAGAGGGTGTCCCCGTGGTCCCTGAGTGCTGGGACGACGTCGACCCCGCCCCGTTTGATCGTGGGACTGCCGTTCTCCTCGGAGGCGGTCCACTCGTCGTCTGTCAGATCGAGCGTGACAATTCGCCCGCTCACAGTCGGGATCTGGACCTCGTTCGCGACGAAGTCTACCTGCTCGACTGTGGGTTCGCCACCCTGGAGTTCGGTAAACGTGTCCCGGAGCGCGTGCTGGAGGAACGAGAAGGACTGGATCTCGTCGTCGCTGTCGGCACAGTGGAGGATCAGCGTCGGTCGATCCGAGTCGTAGGGTTGACCGCCGCGCCAGCCGAACACTGGATCGGCGTCTTCGATGTCGTCGAGCAGTACCTGTCCTCCGCCCTGAACCACTGACTGCGCCGTCGGGCGGGACTGGCTGTCGATCCTGTCCGCTGATCTGGTGACCTCGATGTCGCGTCCTCGAACGGGTTTCTCTCGGCGCCCAGTACTCTGGTTCTGGCGTCGGAGTTGCAACCCTTCTACGGATTGCTCCCGACGCCGCCCCACGGTCACTTCGTGTGCCGATATGTGGGTTTCGTGCCTCGACACTGGAGGTGTCGGACGCACTGCCGTCGCGACGGTATCCTGGGCTCGCCGCAGGGAGATTCCGGCTACGTCGGGCGCGGGCGGTTCGGATCGCTCGATGGCGGGAATCGGCCTGCTTCGTTCTTCGATCGCGTCTTCCGAGCTCGTGATCGCTAACTGTTCACGCTCTTCGAGTGACAGCGGGCTGCTGGGCTCTTCGTCGTCCTCCCCAGACTGGGTCGCACTGGAACTCACACCCGTCACTTGATCGGCTATCTCTGCCTCTTCCGGATTGTCGACGTCCATGCGACGACCCCGTTTGTCACGGGAGTTAGTCATCGTTCACTGGATGCCCGAACTCCTCAATGAGCTCCCCTATCGCCTCGGACTCACTACTATTCCCGTAGTTGCTCTGATCTTCGAACACCACGTTAGACCTCGAAATCCTGGTGGGGAGGCGAAACGCGTATTCGGTGAATCGATACTCCTCGCCCTCTCCGATGTCGTCCCGATTCTGCGCTTTTCGGAGCCACTTCTGTTCGTTAGAAAACCGGTTTGTATCTCGTGCCCATGCGCGATAATAGGCGTACTGCAGCTTCGTCAGATCGCCTTTGTCGTGCTCGAGATCGAACTCGAGATCGAACGGCGGCCTGATTTGCAGCAGCGTCGACAGCGACTCGTGATAGTCCTCGTTGAACGCCCGGGCCTCGGGCTCCGAACTGTCGAACACCCCCAGTTCAGTGAGCCGCTCGAGTTCGTCACCATCGAGGACTCGGTCAGCGTGTCGACGCTCTACGTTCGCATTGACGCGGAAAAGCGCCGTCAGTTCCGGACACCCCGGCGGACACAGGTTTATCATCCGTTCGAACCAGGTCTCGAAAGACTCGCTGGTGGCTATTCGCCCTTCCTCCGGAACGACGAACAGCTTCTGGGGGAGCTCGAACTCCGAAAGGTCCGCTTCTCGATCGTGCTCAGTCGGATCACTCACGGCGTTCGTCAGGGTTTCCTCGAGCGTCGCAAACGCCTCGAGCCCTTCTACCACTGATGCCGCACTGTTGAGGGTGATATCCTCCACGCTCGTCGAATCTAGCGGGTACTCCTCGAATTGGTCGAGAGACCGGTCGTCGATGGTCAGGGTATCCAGCGGTTCCGCGGTAACGGTCCACTTGAATCCGTCTAACCACCACGGAAGCCGTTCCTCGTCGGGATCGGCGTAGCCGACCAGATCACCGTGGTCGTCGAGGATCTCTTCGTACGTCCGCCCCTCGATATCGACTGTCGAACTGAGAGCTTCTTCGACGCGGCGTTCGAACTCACTTCCGGTCGGCAACCGGCGCAATTTCGCAGCGACGTTGGCCAATCGCTCCTCGTCCAACCAATCGAATACTTGAGACGCTTCGGTCGCAGTCGACATGCTTTCTGGTACCGTGGACTCATGTTAAGTGCTTGCGAATCGACTAAAGAAGAGCGTAGACTGTGGCAGCCTACAACTCCGATGATCGGTCCTGATCCCAACCTCAGGATAGAATTATAGGTTCGGTTTTGGGTAGTCGTGAGCGGCAATGCAATCTTCTCAGTCGAACGTGATACGGAGATAGCCTCCGCGGATTGTCCGTTCTAAAGTAGTAGCGACGATACAATCCACAACGTTGTCAGGCACGTCCTCAACTGCCTGTAGATCTAGGTCAGGGAGATACGCATAGAGGTCTGATGGCGTCCAGAACGTAACGCCTGGTGCTAACGTGACCGACATTGAATCTAAGGAGCCAACTTCGTCACCTACGACGCGAACCAATTGGATGCGATACGGGACATCATGACGAACAAACTTCAGCGCTCGGCGGAACTCATTTACCGTGAAGCGAACCGTATAGGGCGCCTCGCCTACAACAGCCTTTACTTCGACCGGAGTTGGTTGTGCGGTTGTATCCACAGCTGTTCCTGCGACCCGCCCTGTGATATCGAGGATATCGTACCCTGGGCCCCGCTCGTCAGCGGCGACGAAGGCGAGACGGGGCGGATCGTCGGATCGAGTCGTCTTACCGGCTTCGATGGAATGCTGAAGACGTCTGGCGAGTCTCTCAGGGGTTCGCTCCAGGCGGTTGAGGTCGCTGCAACGACCAGGGTTATGCCAAGGGCATGGACTCGACTCGTTGACAATCGGCTGGAGATGCTCCCCCAGTCGCTGTTGCCAGTCGTCGGTTTCATTGGCCCATGTCTGTAGCTGGCTGCAGACAGAAGCGAAAATGACCTCCTCAGCGAACTCTGGCCGGTCGGTGAGTTCGCTGCTCCCGCCGCTTCCGTATCCGGCATCTCGAGATTGAATGCGACCGCTCACCTCGACACTGTCGCGTGCATCGAACCGTATCGGTTCGGCTAGAATAGTCTCAAAAGCTTGTTCTCGCACTCTTCGTGTATGTGTCTCTTCGGGACCCGATATATCGTGAATGTCTGGGAAGGTTCCGGTCTCGAGGTACTGCCTAAGTGATCGACAAAGTGTCTCATTGCCGTCCCGACTTTCTTCCCCCGACCCAGATTCAGGTGATCCGTCGTTACAGATGACTGTGAGTATAGCTTCAGAGAGGTCGTCCACGGCGGCAGAGCCAAGTGAGAGCCAGCAATTCTCTTCGCCAGTTTTGTCATCTGTTTCCAAGAGGCGATATGCGAGCGGGGGCCTGGACCAAGACCACTCCGCGGGCTGCTGGCGTGTCTCAATTCGCCATTCTTGGACGTCTCGGAGGTCAGTCCGCCGGGTTTCCTTATCAGCGTTCCACCAGATTCGACACACCTTTTCTAGACGTTGTGCTTGCTCTTTCGGCAGCGAGTGGTGCTCTTGGAAAATCGGGTGATGGTCGTCCGCCCACGTGACGAACCTTTCCGGAGCAATCGTCTGTGACAGTGTTTTGCAGGGGCAGTCGTCCACCAAAGCCGCCCGATCGGAGAGTAAAGTTTGGACCATCTCAACGGCCGGTTCCGAAGCCGACTGCGTAGCGTCAATAAACGGCTTCAGGGCATCGGTGTCGGGTGTACCATTCCCGATGGCCTGTCGGATGTTCGTCCGGACGGAATAGGCATCCGTATCCGCCTCGGCAAGTCGGTCGTCCAGGCGACTCAATACCTGATCTGGGTCGACCGATACTCCGACCGTATCCAGGAGAGTGGCTGCTGCCTCGATGTCTGATCTGAGCGCGTCACCTGAACCCTGACCGATCGCGCGCCGAACGGCGTCTACATCGAGATCCGCAGCGAGTACATCCTCCTCGTCAGCGAGAGCGAGACGGAGGTACGTAGAGCGTGAGCGCTCGAATAGTACCTGGAGAGCCTCTGTAAATATCGTCGGATCTGGATTGTTCTCATCAACGGATGTTACGTTATAGGCGATTCCATACCGGGTTGTTCCGGCCTGAGTTCCTTTTCCGCCAAGCGGGTAGACAGCAGAACGTTCGCCGAATCTGGTATCCTGCAACGAGAACCGCTCACGGTAGCCGACAAACACCTCCTCTGGAACACTTCGGATATGGTCGATGGCTACCTCCAGATCTTCGCTGTGACCGGGTTGGAACGTTTCGCTCGTTTCGGCACTCAATGCGGCGAGAATGAGTGGTCGGCGACTACGGAGTTTTGCGGCGAGGCGCTCGTCCATCTCGGGGTTGGCCGAAGCATCAAGTTGAGCAGCCGATAGCTGTGGTCGATCGCCAGCCTGTGTCCGGAATTTACAATCGAGAGCTTCTGCAAGGGCAGCTCCTCGTCCCACAGTCGGCGTCTCTACGACCCACGGACCTTCCCACGATCCGTTTCGATCTTCCCACGGGAGTTGTTGGCTGTCGCTAAACCAGTAGCTCTCTCGGTCACGGACGAGTTCGACTGGTACCGATGCCCACCGATCGCCAGCCTTGACTGGGAAATGGGTAAGGAAGGGGAGTTCACCGAGCGTTGTGTCGTCACGGTCAAGGTAATCAGCGATGGGAGTAATGAGTCGTGAGTAGACGGTCTTCCAGCCGTCGGCGATGCCGCCAGTGGCCAACTGCTCGAGTGTCACAGGATTGTCCATCTCGGACATCAACGGCGCTGCTGCAAGCTCCTCCTGAATTTTCTGGAGACGGAGTGCAGCCTCTGGTGCCGACAGCTCTTCAAGCGGTCTGACGCCAAGCGTTTCCCAAATCGAAACGTCGACCTCAGTAGACGCCACATCGACTGTCGGTAGCCAGCTGCCGGTCTGTGACCCCTCGCCGGCGCGCTTAACCGCCCAAAGTATGGAGTTGTCGGACCACCAGTCCGGTGTGTGGACGGCGTTATGCTCACGCCACATTGACGCGGCGCGGAGCTGCCAATTAAGCAGTGTTGGGACCGTTTCCGTCCAGCCATGACGCCCGCCGTGGTCGGCACGACATGACCATCCCGTGGATAGGATCGACTGTTCGAGTCTGTCGCCGTGGGTGGCGAGGAGGTCACAAACGTACTCTACCCCCAGTCGAGCGAATGGATCGTCTGGACCCTCAGTAGAAATCCAGATCCACGCTTCCAAGGCGATATCGTAACTATCCAGCCCGCCCTCAACGGCTGACGGTTCAGTGGCGAGTTCGGTTTCGGTGTATCGGCCACGAAGATCCTTTACCGAGCAGTAATCGCTGTGGCCAGCCGTCGTTTGCGGACCGAACTCTGGTGCGGTGATCAAGTCGAGATACGATCCACTATCCTCACCACGGCTCCCGACAGCTGTCCTGTCGATGACTTGCTGTAGTGTTGTCCGGAGACTCGAAATCGACCGCTGGTCAACCTCAGAGCGAACATCGCCAACGTTCCACTCGAGCGGGTTCCAGTGGTCACGACCCCCCTTTGGCGTTTCCGTCTGTGCAAGGGCATCCACTTTCGGGAATGAAGAGAGTCCAAGGATGCCGAGGAGCTTTGCCGCCGTCGTCGGGCTGATACCCTGGTCGGCCAAGAACTGCCACCGATCATCGTTTGGCGGGCGGACGGTTGGGCCACCGTTCACCGGCTCAACCGAAGTTGTTGTCTGTTCATCAAAGTCTAAAGACAGTCTCTCCCAGGTATCGATCGGCTCGTTGACGT belongs to Halococcoides cellulosivorans and includes:
- a CDS encoding sacsin N-terminal ATP-binding-like domain-containing protein; this encodes MELTSREWADELTERYADLLEKLESIGPDSRYDTPKKALFHETSIGGGEAGTAGAHQDRELVELLQNGRDAIEKADETGTLYVAVSREGVLVANTGAPFEFDDQEVLEDLRKVSRSGKETDAIGEKGVGLTSVCTIGDAYEVWTDLSDGNLARLQCGPVNPTAGVLSRSTATNTNPEVKDRLDSFRERLATSDLTELVGTADQENRITLDSLRAEDVTSLPFFSYPLPLEIPDDRAALDGSLQQVARQLLSDASVIVEGPEIPDQFTTAVIVRFKDEDLEAFRSALGVEKERDRDPDRIANNLWARLRYSATVNAYGESRGEVTPESLIHFGNIDQLVLDQLEGTERTAHERWDIDRSEPVLFTTDTECPVESTSVTVTVNQQEQDHNPDQEQVQQTYELFHWEEGHEPIVPDSLLTTEQRRSTDDEQVVDVRPRILVPTDNEPPAWLSNQNLQAVLGEEALDGIGPESHAYPPYLYYPITGASKRFPFCLHANVEVSKDREKLYSDSDQYNAYILDHCATLIGDVATVLAGQEGGTKNQGTVNSPWNLLPPTPAGTNGVTLADIVNDEVHLDETGVGLLDLFSRAVYEQLGKRPCLPTQEIDNSDAPSTAVNEALLHPDPEVVGAFAALYLVRENLNEPAQARNPVKTTRRLPTLESLLIFLRWSIHDDLDTVDWSKRYHYLIEEAPPSTNDEAERHHSLVEAWTTQLSERLTTPDARIVVPATIGRQLFHGSVRLVDGYAEIKDIDVQNVLADEFDIETAGVHILPCSYRSTTIEEDRVQLVPVESHGEGGNVSETYTRTVFWRGDDAPETELRIPPDSIGLSVFVIDEAISDNSRSSNILSKAGNDWGIVQLRSYPQYVRELLGSTQRQLGRTGETGPSSKGLSDAALSFFAGAVADQERERLDPTEGAYLNHNNVQKHTYNSERRRNLLNRLAVRQNCLRADLLDQSDGMAHRIADVRLPPKWQALRDVNEPIDTWERLSLDFDEQTTTSVEPVNGGPTVRPPNDDRWQFLADQGISPTTAAKLLGILGLSSFPKVDALAQTETPKGGRDHWNPLEWNVGDVRSEVDQRSISSLRTTLQQVIDRTAVGSRGEDSGSYLDLITAPEFGPQTTAGHSDYCSVKDLRGRYTETELATEPSAVEGGLDSYDIALEAWIWISTEGPDDPFARLGVEYVCDLLATHGDRLEQSILSTGWSCRADHGGRHGWTETVPTLLNWQLRAASMWREHNAVHTPDWWSDNSILWAVKRAGEGSQTGSWLPTVDVASTEVDVSIWETLGVRPLEELSAPEAALRLQKIQEELAAAPLMSEMDNPVTLEQLATGGIADGWKTVYSRLITPIADYLDRDDTTLGELPFLTHFPVKAGDRWASVPVELVRDRESYWFSDSQQLPWEDRNGSWEGPWVVETPTVGRGAALAEALDCKFRTQAGDRPQLSAAQLDASANPEMDERLAAKLRSRRPLILAALSAETSETFQPGHSEDLEVAIDHIRSVPEEVFVGYRERFSLQDTRFGERSAVYPLGGKGTQAGTTRYGIAYNVTSVDENNPDPTIFTEALQVLFERSRSTYLRLALADEEDVLAADLDVDAVRRAIGQGSGDALRSDIEAAATLLDTVGVSVDPDQVLSRLDDRLAEADTDAYSVRTNIRQAIGNGTPDTDALKPFIDATQSASEPAVEMVQTLLSDRAALVDDCPCKTLSQTIAPERFVTWADDHHPIFQEHHSLPKEQAQRLEKVCRIWWNADKETRRTDLRDVQEWRIETRQQPAEWSWSRPPLAYRLLETDDKTGEENCWLSLGSAAVDDLSEAILTVICNDGSPESGSGEESRDGNETLCRSLRQYLETGTFPDIHDISGPEETHTRRVREQAFETILAEPIRFDARDSVEVSGRIQSRDAGYGSGGSSELTDRPEFAEEVIFASVCSQLQTWANETDDWQQRLGEHLQPIVNESSPCPWHNPGRCSDLNRLERTPERLARRLQHSIEAGKTTRSDDPPRLAFVAADERGPGYDILDITGRVAGTAVDTTAQPTPVEVKAVVGEAPYTVRFTVNEFRRALKFVRHDVPYRIQLVRVVGDEVGSLDSMSVTLAPGVTFWTPSDLYAYLPDLDLQAVEDVPDNVVDCIVATTLERTIRGGYLRITFD